A genomic region of Caulobacter sp. NIBR2454 contains the following coding sequences:
- the dut gene encoding dUTP diphosphatase, giving the protein MTPTIPIVRLAHAEGLPLPAYETEHAAGMDLRAAVTDEEPMTLKPGVRAMVPTGLSFAVPAGFEAQVRPRSGLAAKAGITCLNTPGTIDADYRGEVKVVLINLGEEDFIIRRGDRIAQLVIAPVAKAAWSEVESLEETARGAGGFGSTGRG; this is encoded by the coding sequence ATGACCCCGACCATACCCATTGTCCGCCTCGCTCACGCCGAAGGCCTGCCTCTGCCGGCCTATGAGACCGAGCACGCGGCGGGCATGGACCTGCGGGCGGCGGTGACCGACGAAGAGCCGATGACCCTGAAACCCGGCGTCCGGGCCATGGTCCCGACGGGCCTGTCCTTCGCCGTGCCGGCGGGTTTCGAGGCCCAGGTGCGGCCCCGTTCGGGCCTGGCCGCCAAGGCCGGGATCACCTGCCTCAACACGCCGGGCACCATCGACGCCGACTATCGTGGCGAGGTGAAGGTCGTCCTGATCAATCTCGGCGAAGAGGACTTCATCATCCGCCGCGGCGACCGCATCGCCCAGCTGGTGATCGCTCCGGTGGCCAAGGCCGCCTGGAGCGAAGTTGAGAGCCTGGAAGAAACCGCCCGCGGGGCCGGCGGCTTTGGCTCCACCGGCCGGGGCTAG